From the Chryseobacterium fluminis genome, the window GCAGCGGATATTAACAATGTGGATTCTTACAATGAATTTTACTCAAAAATAAAAACATTACAGGAAGAATGGAAGCAGAATGCTTCAGTATTGTACTACTGTGCCGTATCTCCTGATCTGTTCTGTACCATCGCCGAAAATATTTCCAAAAGCAAACTGGAAAATGATAAAGACAGAACGCGTATCATTATTGAGAAACCGTTTGGCAGGGATCTCGAATCCGCAAAAGCTTTAAATGCTAATCTGCTGACTATTTTTAATGAGCAGCAGATTTACAGGATAGATCATTATTTAGGAAAAGAGGTCGTTCAGAATGTAATGGCATTCCGTTTTGCCAATACGATTATGGAGCCTTTATGGAACCGGACTTATATTGAGCATGTCCAGATTTCTGTAACAGAACAGATCGGTGTGGAAAACCGGGGAAGTTATTTCGACAATGCCGGGATCCTGCGGGATATGATCCAGAATCACCTGCTGCAGTTATTATGCATTGTTGCGATGGAACCTCCTGTAAATTTTGACGCTGATCTTGTGCGTGACCGGAAAGTTGAGGTGCTGAAGGCGATACGGAAAATCGCACCCGGAATGATAGATAATATTGCAGTGAGAGGCCAGTATGGTTCCGGCTGGGTAGAGGGAAAAGAAGTTTCCGGCTACCGTGAGGAATCAGATGTTTCTGCAGATTCTAATACGGAAACCTATGCGGCCATGAAATTTCATATTGATAACTGGCGCTGGCAGGGAGTACCCTTTTACCTGCGCACCGGCAAAAGACTTTTCGAATCGGCTTCGCATATCATTGTACAGTTCCGGGAAGTCCCGCATAACATTTTCAGCAATGACGAAAGAAATCTTCCGAAAGCAAACAGGCTCATCATCAGTATCCAGCCCGATATGGCGATCAGGTTTCAGCTTGAAAGTAAAACGCCGGGTCTTGAAATGACCCTGAATACGGTAAATATGACCTTCGATTATTCAGGAAAAACCAAAACAGATTCACCGGAAGCCTACGAAACGCTTTTATTGGATGTGATTTCAGGAGATCAGACTTTATTCATGCGTGCAGATCAGGTAGAGGCAGCCTGGGAGGTTGTCATGCCGATCCT encodes:
- the zwf gene encoding glucose-6-phosphate dehydrogenase, translated to MPRTSDITIHPTVLIIFGANGDLTKRKIIPALYNLFLEKRLPEKFAIIGTSRTKFSDEKYRDSLLEGINEFSRKGKAKEEEWAEFSSHISYQAADINNVDSYNEFYSKIKTLQEEWKQNASVLYYCAVSPDLFCTIAENISKSKLENDKDRTRIIIEKPFGRDLESAKALNANLLTIFNEQQIYRIDHYLGKEVVQNVMAFRFANTIMEPLWNRTYIEHVQISVTEQIGVENRGSYFDNAGILRDMIQNHLLQLLCIVAMEPPVNFDADLVRDRKVEVLKAIRKIAPGMIDNIAVRGQYGSGWVEGKEVSGYREESDVSADSNTETYAAMKFHIDNWRWQGVPFYLRTGKRLFESASHIIVQFREVPHNIFSNDERNLPKANRLIISIQPDMAIRFQLESKTPGLEMTLNTVNMTFDYSGKTKTDSPEAYETLLLDVISGDQTLFMRADQVEAAWEVVMPILDYWENNKMTNFPNYPANSWGPENAEALIAKDGFHWINLPHKNKSKQ